The following is a genomic window from Nocardioides thalensis.
CCGCCTGCGCGGAGGCTCGAGCCGCGGCGACGACGCGTGCCATCAGGTCAGCCCCGTCTACGGGTCCAGTCTCGCCGGACGTCACCTCGATCACCGGCACATCCGGTGCGTGTCGCGCTAGCGCGTCGGCGATGAGCTGACGGTCCTGACCGATCAGCACGGCGGCCCGCAGCCGCTGCCGCACGGCCTGCACGAGGTCGTCGAACCGGGCGCCCTTGGCCAGGCCGCCGGCGACCCAGACCACCGAGTCGTAGGCGCCGAGCGAGGACTGGGCGGCGTGCGGGTTCGTCGCCTTGGAGTCGTCGACCCACGCGATGCCGTCGCGCTCGCCGACGAGCGCGATCCGGTGCCCACCGGGCACGAACGACCGCAGCCCGTCGCGTACGGCGGCCGCGGAGATCCCGTGTGCGCGCGCCAGCGCCGCCGCGGCCAGCGCGTTGGCGATGAAGTGCGGCGCCGTCGAGGCGAGGTCGGCGAGGGTGCCGAGCTCGGCGGCGCTGTGCTGCCGGTCGTCGATGAACGCCCGGTCCGCGAGCACGTCGTCGACCAGGCCCAGCATGCCGACGGACGGCGTGCCGAGGGTGAACCCGATCGCGCGGGCGCCCTCCTCGACGTCGGCCTCGCGCACCAGCGCCTCGGTGACCGGGTCGGCGACGTTGTAGACGCACGCCCGGCGGACCCGCTCGTAGATGCGCCCCTTGTCGGCGGCGTAGGCGTCCATCGAGCCGTGCCAGTCGACGTGGTCCTCGGCGACGTTGAGCACGGCGGCCGACTCGGCGGCGACAGAGTGGGTGTAGTGCAGCTGGAAGCTCGACAGCTCGACCGCGACCACGTCGTAGGGCTCGGGGTCCATGACGACCTCGGTCAGCGGGAGCCCCACGTTGCCGGCAGCGACGGCCCGCAGGCCCGCGGCGCGCAGCATCGACTCGAGCATCTGCACCGTCGTGGTCTTGCCGTTGGTGCCGGTGACGCACAGCCAGGGTGCCGGGTTGTCGGGGTCACGGAGCCGCCAGGCGAGCTCGGGCTCGCCCCAGACCGGCACGCCGCGCTCCTCCGCCTGGGCGACGAGCGGCGACCCG
Proteins encoded in this region:
- the murD gene encoding UDP-N-acetylmuramoyl-L-alanine--D-glutamate ligase, with amino-acid sequence MTKPDVTGLGRKDSWEGVKAVVGGFGASGAAAVDNLLHLGADVVALAENAKPDILERAELLEVLGARIEIHTGATDTLPDDADVLIVSPGFRPGSPLVAQAEERGVPVWGEPELAWRLRDPDNPAPWLCVTGTNGKTTTVQMLESMLRAAGLRAVAAGNVGLPLTEVVMDPEPYDVVAVELSSFQLHYTHSVAAESAAVLNVAEDHVDWHGSMDAYAADKGRIYERVRRACVYNVADPVTEALVREADVEEGARAIGFTLGTPSVGMLGLVDDVLADRAFIDDRQHSAAELGTLADLASTAPHFIANALAAAALARAHGISAAAVRDGLRSFVPGGHRIALVGERDGIAWVDDSKATNPHAAQSSLGAYDSVVWVAGGLAKGARFDDLVQAVRQRLRAAVLIGQDRQLIADALARHAPDVPVIEVTSGETGPVDGADLMARVVAAARASAQAGDTVLLAPGCASMDQFTDYAARGDAFAAAVRAAIED